One Cyanobacteria bacterium FACHB-DQ100 DNA segment encodes these proteins:
- a CDS encoding ABC transporter substrate-binding protein — translation MKAKTIVTSCLLFLMAVFLAVGCTNPATYIRTTTETEAVAATTTANTIRLGFSAWPGWFPWEVAQQQGIFKTKSANADLKWFDGYLESISTLTAGQIDANSQTLGDTVNSIAGGADQVIVLVNDNSTGNDKVIVREGINTVADLKGKRVAAEEGTVDHFLLLLGLRKAGLSPQDIQFVPLETGKAAAAFVGGQVDACAVFAPFTTQALKRSNSKELFSSKDFPGAISDHLVVNRKFLYEHPDQVQALVDTWFSTLDYIKNNQAKAYEIMAKRAGVSIDEYKEYADGTRLFTLEENLKAFQPGNDMTSLLHAANEMSKFLMDVGLAKNKPNTMLLFDDRFVKAHAQNQKVAKAA, via the coding sequence ATGAAAGCGAAAACGATCGTGACTTCCTGTCTGCTGTTTTTAATGGCTGTATTTCTAGCAGTTGGTTGCACAAATCCTGCCACTTATATTCGGACGACGACAGAAACAGAAGCAGTTGCAGCCACGACAACCGCTAACACGATTCGACTCGGCTTTAGCGCTTGGCCCGGTTGGTTTCCCTGGGAAGTTGCACAGCAACAAGGCATCTTTAAAACTAAATCTGCTAATGCTGATCTCAAGTGGTTTGATGGCTATTTGGAATCGATTAGCACGCTCACAGCAGGACAAATTGATGCCAATAGTCAAACGCTCGGAGATACGGTGAATTCGATCGCGGGTGGTGCAGATCAAGTCATTGTGTTGGTGAACGATAATTCAACCGGAAACGACAAAGTTATTGTTCGAGAAGGCATCAACACGGTTGCAGATCTCAAAGGAAAAAGAGTTGCAGCCGAAGAAGGAACGGTCGATCATTTCTTGTTGTTATTGGGCTTGAGAAAAGCGGGACTTTCGCCTCAAGATATTCAATTCGTGCCACTTGAAACTGGGAAAGCTGCCGCCGCATTTGTTGGCGGACAAGTCGATGCCTGTGCCGTTTTCGCACCCTTTACGACTCAAGCATTGAAGCGCTCAAACAGCAAAGAACTCTTCAGCTCCAAAGATTTTCCGGGCGCAATTTCGGATCACTTAGTTGTCAATCGCAAGTTTCTGTATGAGCATCCGGATCAAGTGCAAGCTTTAGTGGATACTTGGTTTTCAACGCTCGACTACATCAAAAATAATCAAGCGAAAGCTTATGAAATTATGGCGAAACGGGCGGGAGTGTCGATCGACGAATACAAAGAATACGCCGATGGCACTCGTTTATTTACGCTCGAAGAGAACCTGAAAGCCTTTCAGCCTGGAAACGACATGACTTCGCTGCTTCATGCAGCCAATGAAATGAGCAAATTCCTAATGGATGTTGGACTGGCGAAAAATAAACCAAACACGATGCTATTGTTTGACGATCGCTTTGTTAAAGCCCACGCTCAGAACCAAAAAGTAGCCAAAGCAGCTTAA
- a CDS encoding ABC transporter permease, producing the protein MQNSTPRSIQSLMKPKPMKPTVFWRLAEDIPKPLYTTLTVLSIALPLLLWWAVTTFGNIDSKFLPSPAKVLEAFGRLWSTRELLKDTVASLWRVGVGFLFAALLSIPVGILMGSFPSIRALLEPLFGLVRYMPAPAFIPLLILYQGVDEEPKITLIFLGTFFFNSLMVMDTVKFVPKDLIEATYMLGGNRRAALTQVILPHVLPGILDACRINLAAAWQLVIVSELIAATEGLGRRISVAGRFLRTDEIFAGLIVIGVIGLTFDLLFQYLLRVTCKWASQKR; encoded by the coding sequence ATGCAAAACTCGACTCCCCGATCGATTCAGTCTCTGATGAAGCCTAAACCGATGAAGCCGACGGTGTTTTGGCGTTTAGCAGAAGACATTCCGAAACCTTTGTATACGACTTTAACCGTTCTGTCGATCGCGCTTCCGCTCTTGCTCTGGTGGGCAGTCACAACTTTCGGCAACATTGATTCAAAGTTTCTCCCTTCACCTGCAAAAGTGCTAGAGGCATTCGGGCGACTGTGGAGCACTCGTGAACTGCTGAAAGATACCGTTGCAAGCTTGTGGCGGGTCGGAGTAGGGTTTCTATTTGCGGCATTGTTATCTATCCCGGTTGGCATACTGATGGGTAGCTTTCCAAGCATTCGAGCTTTGTTGGAACCCTTGTTCGGATTAGTGCGCTACATGCCAGCACCCGCATTTATCCCACTGTTGATTCTCTATCAGGGAGTGGATGAAGAGCCAAAGATTACACTAATTTTCCTTGGAACGTTCTTCTTTAACTCCCTAATGGTGATGGACACCGTGAAGTTTGTGCCGAAGGATTTGATCGAAGCAACCTATATGCTCGGTGGCAATCGTCGAGCCGCATTAACTCAAGTCATTTTGCCGCACGTCCTTCCGGGAATTTTGGATGCTTGTCGGATTAACTTAGCAGCAGCTTGGCAGCTTGTCATTGTGTCTGAATTGATTGCAGCGACAGAAGGTTTAGGACGGCGAATTAGTGTAGCAGGACGCTTTCTCAGAACCGATGAAATTTTTGCTGGACTAATTGTGATTGGAGTCATTGGTCTAACATTTGACTTACTGTTTCAGTATCTGTTGCGTGTCACTTGCAAATGGGCAAGCCAAAAACGATAA
- a CDS encoding ABC transporter ATP-binding protein: MFLQINNLSKHFSTSNGTLVVLKDIDIEIEQGEFVCAVGASGSGKSTLLRQIAGLDTPTIGEVRIEGKRVTGPGPDRGMVFQHYTLYPWMTVQENAEFGLKLQGVPKKDRREQAGYYLNVVGLSQFGKALPKELSGGMKQRVAIARALASEPKILLMDEPFGALDIHTKESMHDFMIDLWQRTGITIFMITHDVEEAVFLSNRIFALSARPGTVRKVMNINLPERAASVKRHSTFHDYRDELMDLLRKHGQEAIAA; the protein is encoded by the coding sequence ATGTTTTTGCAAATTAACAATCTCAGCAAGCATTTTTCCACCAGCAATGGAACGCTCGTTGTTCTGAAAGATATTGATATCGAGATCGAGCAAGGCGAATTTGTTTGCGCGGTCGGTGCATCGGGGTCAGGTAAATCAACACTGCTGCGTCAGATTGCAGGATTGGATACACCGACGATCGGCGAAGTGCGGATCGAAGGCAAAAGAGTTACAGGGCCAGGACCCGATCGCGGCATGGTTTTCCAGCATTACACGCTGTATCCGTGGATGACGGTGCAAGAAAATGCAGAGTTTGGTTTAAAGCTGCAAGGCGTGCCGAAAAAAGATCGTCGAGAGCAAGCTGGCTACTATCTGAATGTTGTGGGCCTATCACAGTTTGGTAAGGCGTTGCCGAAAGAGCTATCCGGTGGGATGAAGCAGCGAGTTGCGATCGCTCGTGCTCTTGCTTCGGAACCGAAAATTCTGCTGATGGATGAACCGTTTGGAGCTTTGGACATCCATACCAAAGAGTCGATGCACGACTTTATGATTGATCTATGGCAGCGCACAGGGATTACAATCTTTATGATTACTCACGATGTCGAAGAAGCAGTGTTTCTCTCGAACCGAATTTTTGCTCTGAGTGCGCGTCCGGGAACGGTTCGCAAGGTGATGAACATTAATTTACCAGAACGAGCAGCTTCGGTGAAGCGACATTCTACGTTTCACGACTATCGAGATGAACTTATGGATTTGTTACGCAAGCATGGACAAGAAGCGATCGCAGCCTGA
- a CDS encoding biotin--[acetyl-CoA-carboxylase] ligase: MDKKRSQPDKQWLIELESCESTNSWTLDQLSQLQHGDVVFTRNQTAGRGQFDRAWVSSSGALTASFVLNLPIAQLAGLSLIAGLATIDAIETLLPNLHGTLGLKWTNDVFAEDRKLAGVLCESRIQAEQAQVVVGIGINCEAVPVDGAISLQEISAYVPDLQALLEQLRYCLLQLCNRSLVELLPEIQARDILQRKTIVFDAVNEQLTGVGAGIDEQGRLLIQLAEGIRAYRSGRVLSID, from the coding sequence ATGGACAAGAAGCGATCGCAGCCTGACAAACAATGGTTGATTGAGCTAGAAAGCTGCGAAAGTACCAATTCGTGGACACTAGATCAGCTTTCTCAATTGCAGCACGGAGATGTGGTGTTTACCCGCAATCAGACCGCAGGACGGGGACAGTTTGATCGTGCTTGGGTGTCTTCGTCGGGTGCATTAACTGCGAGTTTTGTGCTGAATTTGCCGATCGCGCAACTCGCGGGGTTGAGTTTGATTGCGGGACTTGCGACAATTGATGCGATCGAAACTTTGTTGCCGAATTTGCACGGTACGCTGGGTTTGAAGTGGACAAATGACGTATTTGCAGAAGATCGAAAGCTTGCGGGTGTGCTGTGTGAATCGCGGATTCAAGCAGAGCAAGCTCAGGTTGTTGTAGGAATTGGAATTAATTGTGAGGCTGTGCCTGTGGATGGGGCAATTAGCTTACAAGAAATTTCAGCGTATGTGCCAGATTTGCAAGCACTGTTAGAGCAATTACGATATTGTTTGCTGCAACTATGCAATCGCTCTCTTGTGGAATTACTGCCGGAGATTCAAGCGCGAGACATTCTACAGAGAAAAACGATCGTGTTCGATGCTGTAAATGAGCAATTGACTGGAGTAGGTGCTGGGATTGATGAGCAAGGGCGATTGTTAATTCAACTTGCTGAGGGGATTAGGGCTTATCGATCGGGGCGGGTTTTGTCGATCGATTAA
- a CDS encoding endonuclease III: MAKLPFDIDIVLDRAREAVETLPKAAMFELYEAGYTSLFEQLISCLISVRTYDEVSLPVSRRLFERARTPNQIAQLTPEEIETLIRECTYPEQKARQIHAIANQIVNDYAGELPADLEVLLSFKGIGVKCAHLALGIACKQPYISVDTHVHRITNRWGYVEAKTPEKTTIALSAKLPQRYWIEINQVLVPFGKHICTGKRPHCSQCPVLDWCEQRID; this comes from the coding sequence ATGGCGAAACTTCCATTTGATATTGATATCGTGCTGGATAGAGCCCGCGAAGCTGTTGAGACACTTCCCAAAGCTGCAATGTTTGAACTCTACGAAGCGGGTTACACTTCTTTGTTTGAGCAATTAATTAGCTGCTTAATTTCGGTTCGCACCTACGATGAAGTGAGCTTACCTGTTTCACGTCGATTGTTTGAACGCGCTCGGACACCGAATCAGATTGCACAACTCACCCCAGAAGAAATTGAAACGCTGATTCGAGAGTGTACCTATCCAGAGCAAAAAGCACGGCAAATTCATGCGATCGCGAATCAAATCGTCAACGATTATGCAGGTGAACTTCCAGCCGATTTAGAGGTGCTATTAAGCTTTAAGGGAATTGGAGTGAAATGCGCTCACCTAGCCTTGGGAATCGCCTGCAAGCAGCCATACATCAGCGTCGATACTCATGTGCATCGGATTACAAATCGTTGGGGATACGTCGAAGCGAAAACACCAGAGAAAACCACGATCGCACTTTCAGCAAAACTTCCGCAACGCTACTGGATCGAAATTAATCAAGTATTAGTCCCGTTTGGGAAACACATTTGCACCGGGAAGCGTCCTCATTGTTCCCAGTGCCCTGTTTTAGATTGGTGCGAACAGAGAATTGATTAA
- a CDS encoding crossover junction endodeoxyribonuclease RuvC, translating to MLTLQGKIILGIDPAIATIGYGAIQDDTVLDYGVIVTPAKSSIYDRLKQIHDDVCELCQILKPDVVALEMPFFSREMTSANKVLRALGVIELALGECGLSEPIFLHQSQVKASVAKYGAQKSEIQQAVMMIFGLSEPPKPDDAADGLAIAYAAQSGARANVK from the coding sequence ATGCTAACGTTACAGGGAAAAATTATTTTAGGCATCGATCCGGCGATCGCAACGATCGGATATGGAGCCATCCAGGACGACACGGTTTTAGATTATGGTGTGATTGTGACTCCTGCAAAGTCTTCAATCTACGATCGCTTGAAGCAGATTCACGATGATGTTTGTGAGCTTTGCCAAATTCTAAAGCCTGATGTTGTTGCCTTAGAAATGCCTTTCTTTAGCCGCGAAATGACAAGCGCGAATAAAGTTCTGCGGGCATTAGGTGTAATCGAATTAGCGCTGGGTGAATGTGGGTTATCTGAGCCGATCTTTTTGCACCAATCACAGGTAAAAGCTTCTGTTGCAAAATATGGGGCGCAAAAATCAGAGATTCAGCAAGCCGTGATGATGATCTTTGGACTGTCAGAGCCACCAAAACCTGATGATGCAGCCGATGGATTAGCGATCGCCTATGCCGCGCAATCCGGCGCACGCGCAAACGTGAAGTAG
- the glgA gene encoding glycogen synthase GlgA: protein MYIVQIASECAPVIKAGGLGDVVYGLSRELESQGHCVELILPKYDCMRYDHIWGLHDAYRDLYVPWFDSWVHCSVYCGWVHGQVCFFIEPHSEDFYFDRGCYYGCNDDNMRFAFFSKAALEFLLQSNKRPDVIHCHDWQTGLVPVMLFEIYKYHGMANQRVCYTIHNFKHQGFGGTDILEATQLRRPEYYFSYDKLRDNFNPFSINFMKGGIVYSNAVNTVSPHHAWEARHTTISYGLGHTLELYQDKFTGILNGIDYGFWNPENDRYLPYHYSADSFEQKHYNTKALRERLLLREENKPIVCFIGRLDDQKGVHLVHHAMYYALERGAQFVLLGSATEAAIDQWFRHEKEFLNNNPDCHIELGFNEELSHLIYAGSDMIVVPSNFEPCGLTQVIALKYGTVPIVRGVGGLVNTVFDYDYDQAHPPEERNGFVFYESDNTALESGLGRAFDLWGQNRKIFEQLAIQGMKYDYSWKNPAQEYLAMYDRIRHQ from the coding sequence ATGTACATTGTGCAAATTGCCTCCGAATGCGCTCCAGTGATTAAAGCTGGAGGACTGGGAGATGTAGTCTATGGGCTGAGTCGCGAATTGGAGAGTCAAGGGCACTGCGTCGAATTGATTCTGCCAAAGTATGACTGTATGCGGTATGACCACATTTGGGGCTTGCATGATGCGTATCGGGATTTGTATGTACCCTGGTTTGATAGCTGGGTACATTGTTCGGTGTACTGTGGTTGGGTACATGGGCAAGTATGCTTTTTTATTGAGCCGCACTCTGAGGATTTTTACTTCGATCGTGGCTGTTATTATGGCTGCAATGATGACAATATGCGGTTCGCGTTCTTCAGCAAAGCTGCACTAGAATTTCTGCTGCAAAGCAATAAGCGACCAGATGTGATTCATTGTCATGATTGGCAGACCGGATTGGTTCCAGTAATGCTGTTTGAGATTTACAAGTATCACGGCATGGCAAACCAGCGAGTCTGTTACACCATTCATAACTTCAAGCATCAAGGCTTTGGTGGCACAGATATTTTAGAAGCAACTCAGCTCAGAAGACCCGAATACTACTTTAGCTATGACAAGCTAAGAGACAATTTCAATCCGTTCTCGATCAACTTCATGAAAGGTGGAATTGTTTACTCAAACGCAGTAAATACCGTTTCGCCACATCATGCTTGGGAAGCTCGGCATACGACCATCAGCTATGGATTAGGGCACACTTTAGAGCTTTATCAAGACAAGTTTACGGGCATCCTCAACGGGATCGACTATGGTTTCTGGAACCCGGAGAACGATCGCTATCTTCCGTATCATTATTCTGCCGATAGCTTCGAGCAAAAGCATTACAACACGAAAGCACTCCGAGAGCGATTGTTACTTCGAGAGGAAAACAAACCCATTGTATGTTTCATCGGTCGCTTAGATGATCAAAAAGGTGTGCATCTAGTTCATCACGCGATGTACTATGCGCTAGAGCGAGGCGCACAGTTTGTGCTACTGGGGTCAGCAACGGAAGCCGCGATCGATCAATGGTTCAGACACGAAAAAGAGTTTCTGAACAATAATCCAGATTGTCATATTGAACTTGGATTTAACGAGGAGCTATCGCATTTGATTTATGCCGGCTCAGATATGATTGTGGTTCCGAGTAACTTTGAGCCTTGTGGACTAACACAGGTGATTGCTTTGAAATATGGAACTGTGCCGATCGTTCGGGGTGTGGGTGGATTGGTCAACACGGTGTTTGATTACGACTATGATCAAGCACATCCACCAGAAGAGCGGAACGGCTTTGTCTTCTACGAGTCGGACAATACTGCGCTGGAATCGGGCTTAGGACGCGCTTTTGATCTTTGGGGACAAAACCGTAAGATTTTTGAGCAGTTGGCGATTCAAGGCATGAAGTACGATTACTCTTGGAAGAATCCCGCGCAGGAATATCTTGCAATGTACGATCGCATTCGTCATCAATAA
- the pyk gene encoding pyruvate kinase — protein sequence MPLPSSHRRTKIVATIGPATSSPDVLRNLIQAGATTLRLNFSHGTHDDHLRSIRLIRQISFELNQPVGILQDLQGPKIRLGRFENGSIILNKGDRFTLTSRMIPGTQDASSVTYDLLSEEVPVGATILLDDGRVEMKVEEVDQATQSLHCRVIVGGPLSNNKGVNFPGVYLSIKALTDKDRKDLVFGLDQGVDWVALSFVRNPQDVLEIKELISSAGKSTPVIVKIEKHEAIEQMEAILSISDGAMVARGDLGVELPAEDVPILQKRLIKTANRLGIPVITATQMLDSMVHSPRPTRAEISDVANAILDGTDAVMLSNETAVGKYPIEAVSQMASIAVRIEQESNKQLLDSNGRSIPNAISEAVGNIAVQLDASAIMSLTKTGATARNVSKFRPRTPILAITPHVDVARQLQLVWGVKPLLVLDLPSTGQTFQAALNVAQEKGLVSEGDLVVLTAGTLQGVAGSTDLIKVEVVTAVRGKGVGIGQGSVSGRARLASTLKESRQFHSGEILVAPSTTAEHIDAIRKAAGIVTEDSSLTSHAAVIGLRLGIPVLVGVKNATGVIRDGEIVTLDMQRGLVYSGSSGADQTDAALSL from the coding sequence ATGCCATTGCCATCCTCTCACCGTCGCACGAAAATTGTTGCCACGATCGGCCCTGCCACGAGCAGCCCTGATGTCCTCCGCAATCTCATTCAGGCAGGGGCAACCACGCTGCGCCTGAATTTTTCTCACGGCACCCACGATGATCATCTCCGCAGCATTCGCCTGATTCGCCAGATTTCGTTTGAGTTGAATCAGCCTGTTGGAATTTTGCAGGATTTGCAGGGTCCGAAGATTCGCTTGGGACGGTTTGAGAACGGCTCGATCATTCTCAATAAGGGCGATCGCTTCACATTAACCAGCCGCATGATTCCCGGAACCCAGGACGCTAGCTCGGTGACTTACGATTTGCTGTCTGAAGAAGTCCCAGTCGGCGCAACAATTCTGCTCGACGATGGCAGAGTGGAAATGAAGGTCGAAGAAGTTGACCAAGCAACTCAATCGCTACATTGTCGCGTGATTGTGGGTGGCCCGCTCTCGAACAACAAAGGCGTGAACTTCCCCGGCGTGTATCTGTCGATCAAGGCGCTGACCGACAAAGATCGCAAAGACCTGGTGTTTGGACTGGATCAAGGAGTCGATTGGGTCGCGCTCAGCTTTGTGCGCAATCCGCAAGATGTTTTAGAAATCAAAGAACTGATTTCGAGTGCTGGAAAATCGACCCCGGTGATCGTCAAGATCGAAAAGCACGAAGCGATCGAACAAATGGAAGCGATTCTTTCGATCTCCGATGGCGCGATGGTAGCGCGGGGCGATCTCGGAGTTGAATTGCCTGCTGAAGATGTGCCGATTCTGCAAAAGCGCTTGATCAAAACGGCAAATCGTCTCGGAATTCCGGTGATCACCGCCACGCAGATGCTGGATAGCATGGTGCATAGTCCGCGTCCGACTCGTGCTGAAATTTCCGATGTCGCCAACGCGATTTTGGATGGAACCGATGCCGTGATGCTGTCGAATGAAACCGCAGTTGGAAAATATCCGATCGAAGCCGTTTCGCAGATGGCTTCGATCGCGGTACGGATCGAGCAGGAAAGCAACAAGCAGCTTTTAGACAGTAATGGTCGATCGATTCCCAATGCAATCAGTGAAGCGGTTGGGAATATTGCCGTGCAGCTCGATGCTTCTGCAATTATGTCGCTGACTAAAACGGGTGCCACTGCTCGTAACGTGTCCAAATTCCGCCCCAGAACGCCGATCCTCGCAATCACGCCTCATGTGGATGTGGCGCGTCAACTGCAGCTCGTTTGGGGAGTTAAACCGCTACTGGTGCTAGATCTCCCTTCGACGGGGCAAACCTTCCAAGCAGCGCTCAATGTTGCTCAAGAAAAAGGTTTAGTTTCAGAAGGTGATCTGGTGGTGCTGACCGCAGGAACGCTGCAAGGGGTGGCGGGTTCAACGGACTTGATCAAGGTTGAAGTGGTCACGGCGGTACGCGGTAAAGGGGTTGGGATTGGACAAGGGTCGGTTAGTGGTCGAGCGCGGTTAGCTTCGACGCTGAAGGAGAGTCGCCAATTCCATTCGGGTGAAATCTTAGTTGCACCGAGTACGACGGCTGAGCATATTGATGCCATCCGCAAGGCGGCGGGAATTGTAACTGAGGACAGCAGTTTGACCAGTCATGCGGCTGTGATTGGATTGCGCTTAGGAATTCCGGTTTTGGTCGGCGTGAAGAATGCAACGGGTGTAATCCGCGATGGTGAGATTGTGACGCTTGATATGCAGCGCGGTTTGGTTTATTCCGGTAGCAGTGGAGCCGATCAGACGGATGCAGCATTGTCGCTTTAA
- a CDS encoding amylo-alpha-1,6-glucosidase, giving the protein MTVEIIELDGRKFAPADHHPIPEWISVLSERPQPILTLKDDDLFLLTDTFGNIGGSSDEGRSSGLGLFCNDTRFLNRLELQLDGRPPILLSSTAEKGFVMSVLCTNPRLDDRIPAETIGIKRELVLNGGLFEEIEIANYSTEPVEFELSLSFGADFIDLFEVRGFSRNQRGTLLRRLPSEPHEIEDMESFVAVDEAEHSPIELTLAYQGLDGTILESRIDFVHHQPDILKGYTALWQLRLQPHEKQKLGYRLQPLSNGRPVSKVSAPITLSQAKAAEFAEEQHWQQQVTQIRSDKNTFNRVVERAEQDVYLLRQTFGKNKALSAGVPWFSTLFGRDSIIAASQTLLLDPQIARETLTILAHYQGKVDDEWREEQPGKILHEIRFGEMARCLEIPHTPYYGTVDATPLWLMLYAEYFSWTADYETLDRLWNNALAAMEWVDRNLKETGYLSYQRKSKRGLDNQGWKDSGNCIVDRKGKLAQGAITLCEVQGYVYSAKVRLSQIARMKKRIDLADRWEEEARDLKVRFNRDFWMEDQDFCALALDGDGNPVDSITSNPGHCLQLGIFTPEKAYSVAERLRAPDMFNGWGIRTLSSLSPAYNPMGYHVGSVWPHDNALIAIGLRSLGLIDQALELCKGLLDMTRHQPYQRPPELFCGYDRTEDNEPVQYPVACTPQAWATGSIFQLVHMIVNLVPDAPGNCLRVIDPALPESINYLALKNLRVGPTLLDLEFERSGSSTSCRVSRKRGNLRVVIEA; this is encoded by the coding sequence ATGACCGTAGAAATTATCGAACTTGATGGTAGAAAATTTGCCCCCGCCGATCACCATCCAATTCCGGAGTGGATATCCGTTTTAAGTGAGCGTCCGCAACCGATTTTGACGCTTAAAGATGATGATTTGTTTTTGCTCACGGATACGTTTGGCAATATTGGTGGCTCATCGGATGAAGGGCGCAGTAGCGGTCTCGGATTGTTTTGCAACGATACGCGGTTTCTCAATCGGCTAGAGTTGCAGTTAGATGGACGACCCCCAATTTTACTCAGCAGCACTGCCGAAAAAGGCTTCGTGATGTCGGTGCTGTGTACCAATCCGCGCCTTGACGATCGCATCCCGGCAGAAACGATCGGGATTAAACGCGAATTAGTGCTGAACGGTGGATTATTTGAAGAAATCGAGATTGCCAACTACAGCACCGAACCGGTTGAATTTGAATTGAGTCTGAGCTTTGGAGCAGATTTTATCGATTTGTTTGAGGTGCGAGGCTTTTCGCGAAACCAGCGTGGCACCTTATTAAGACGGCTGCCCTCAGAACCGCACGAAATTGAGGATATGGAATCCTTTGTGGCAGTCGATGAAGCGGAACATTCGCCGATCGAGCTAACGCTAGCGTATCAGGGCTTAGACGGCACGATTTTAGAGTCCCGAATCGATTTTGTTCACCATCAACCCGACATCCTCAAAGGCTATACCGCTCTTTGGCAATTGAGATTACAGCCGCATGAGAAACAGAAACTCGGTTATCGCTTGCAGCCGTTGAGCAATGGTCGTCCTGTTTCTAAAGTCAGCGCACCGATTACCTTATCGCAAGCGAAAGCCGCCGAATTTGCCGAAGAACAGCACTGGCAGCAGCAAGTGACGCAGATTCGATCGGACAAAAACACCTTTAACCGCGTGGTCGAACGGGCTGAGCAAGATGTTTATCTCCTCAGACAAACCTTTGGAAAAAATAAAGCGCTTTCTGCTGGAGTTCCGTGGTTCTCGACTCTATTCGGACGCGACTCGATTATTGCTGCTTCGCAAACGCTGCTGCTTGATCCACAAATCGCACGTGAAACGCTAACGATTTTGGCGCACTATCAAGGCAAAGTAGACGACGAATGGCGAGAAGAACAGCCCGGAAAGATCCTGCACGAAATCCGTTTCGGTGAGATGGCACGCTGTCTGGAAATTCCACACACTCCCTATTACGGAACGGTAGATGCAACTCCACTTTGGTTGATGCTGTATGCCGAGTATTTCTCCTGGACAGCCGATTATGAAACGCTCGATCGACTCTGGAACAATGCGCTTGCTGCAATGGAATGGGTCGATCGCAACCTGAAAGAAACGGGCTATCTCAGCTATCAGCGCAAATCCAAACGCGGCTTAGATAACCAAGGCTGGAAAGATTCAGGGAACTGTATTGTCGATCGCAAAGGCAAACTGGCTCAAGGAGCGATTACGCTCTGTGAAGTACAAGGCTATGTGTATTCGGCAAAAGTGCGATTGAGTCAGATTGCCCGAATGAAAAAGCGGATTGATCTTGCCGATCGTTGGGAAGAAGAAGCCCGCGATCTCAAAGTTCGGTTTAATCGAGATTTCTGGATGGAAGATCAAGACTTCTGTGCTTTAGCGCTCGATGGCGATGGCAACCCAGTGGATAGTATTACCTCGAATCCGGGACATTGTTTACAGTTAGGCATCTTTACGCCAGAGAAAGCTTACAGTGTCGCAGAACGACTCCGCGCACCGGATATGTTCAACGGTTGGGGTATTCGCACCTTGAGCAGTCTATCGCCTGCTTACAATCCGATGGGATATCACGTTGGTTCGGTGTGGCCGCATGACAATGCACTGATTGCGATCGGACTGCGTTCTCTTGGTTTGATCGATCAAGCTTTGGAACTGTGTAAAGGCTTGCTCGACATGACGCGCCATCAACCTTATCAACGTCCGCCGGAATTGTTCTGTGGCTACGATCGCACTGAAGATAATGAACCTGTGCAATATCCGGTGGCTTGTACTCCGCAAGCTTGGGCAACAGGCAGCATTTTCCAACTGGTTCACATGATTGTGAATTTAGTGCCGGATGCGCCCGGAAACTGTTTGCGCGTGATTGATCCAGCTTTACCAGAATCAATCAACTATCTCGCGCTGAAGAATCTGCGAGTGGGGCCTACTTTGCTAGATTTGGAATTTGAGCGATCGGGGTCTTCCACGTCCTGCCGCGTTTCGAGAAAGCGGGGAAATTTACGCGTTGTCATTGAAGCGTAG